The genome window GGACGGCACGGGAAGACGGTCTGGGCGCTGGTGGGAGTGCCCCCAGCGTGACCGTCACTTTCAGGCCATCGCCCGGGGCCGTGGTCACCGTGACCTCGCCGCGGTGGGCGTCCACCACTCCCTGCACGATCGCCATGCCCAAGCCGCTGCCCTTGCCTCCCCCCGCGCGGAAGAAGCGGTCGAAGACGCGCGCCACGTCCTCCTCCGGCAGACCGGGCCCCTCGTCCGCCACGTACAGCCGTACGACGCCGTCCTCCCGTGCGACGCCGAGGCGCGCCGGGGCGTCCGCCGGGGTGTGGGTGCGGACGTTGCTCACCAGATTGCCCAGGACCTGCCGGAGGCTCGACTCGTCGGCCCGGACCAGCAGGGCGCCGTCCGCGTGGACGGTGACCGGGCGGTCCGGCTGCTGGGCGCGGAGGTCGGCGGCGGCGTCCCGGACCAGGCGGCTGAGGTCGACGTTCCTGAGGCGGAGTTCGGGGCGCTGGTCGAGGCGGGCGAGGGTGAGGAGTTCGTCGACGAGGCGGCCCATGCGGTCGACCTCGTCGTGCATCCGGTCCCAGGAGCGACGGCGCTCGTCGGGGTCGGTGAGCATGCCCTTGTCGTGGAGCTGGAGGTAGCCGCGGATCGCGGACAGCGGCGTACGCAGTTCGTGGGAGGCGTCGCCGACGAAGCGGCGCAGCTGGGCGGTACTGCGTTCGCGGGTCCGGTAGGCCGTCTCGACCTGCTGGAGCATGGAGTTGAGGGCGAGCCGGAGCTGTTCGACCTCCAGGGTGGCCTCGCTGCTGGAGGGGACGCGGCGGGTGAGATCGCCCTCGGCGATCGCCGACGAGGTCTCGACCATGTCCTCCAGGGGCCGCATCCGGCGGCGCACGCTGAACAGGGTCAGACAGGCGAGCGTCGCGAGGAGCAGCCCGCCGACGGCGAAGTCCAGCTTGAGGGCCTTGGCGATGACGTTGTGCAGCGACTCGGTGGAGGTGGCGAGGAGGACGGTCGTCCCGTCGTCCATCCGGGCCGCGGTCACCCGGTGCGGGGAGCCCGCCACATCGACGTCGTACGGCTCGTCGTCCGCGACCAGGGCGGCCGGGTCGCCCACCGCCGCGGCGAGGTCCCGCTGGCTCTCGGTGGGCGGGAACCCGGCGATGGTCAGCGGCTCGCCCGTGTCGTCGAGCGCGGTGAAGACGGCGCCCTGCACGAGGGAGTCGGCCTCCTCGGTGCCGTGCCCGCCGGAGGCCCGGTCGCTGAGCGCGACCAGCGCGCTCAGCGCGTCGATCTGCTCCATGCTGACCCGCGAGGCCCCGATCGAGTCCCGGGTGGTCATCAGCTCCCGGTCGACGCTGTCGAGCAGATACAGCCGCATGCCCATCGCGCTGAACGCCGTCGCCGCGATCACGCCCACGGCGAGCGGCACGACGTTCGCGAGGGTCAGCTTGGCGCGCAGGGAGTAGAGGCCGCCCTTGCGGAGCGGCAGCGCCACGAAACGACGCGGACGCCTCATGCCAGCCCGTATCCGACACCCCGGCGCGTGGTGATCACCGGCGGGCCGAGCGCGTCCAGCTTGCGCCGCAGATAGCCGATGTACGTCTCGACGACGGTCGACTCGGCAGGCGTGTGCTCGTACTGCCATACGTGGCGCAGGAGTTGCTCCTTCGGCACGATCCGGCCGCCGTTGCGCACCAGGAACCGCAGCAGCGCGTACTCGGTGGGCGTCAGCTCCACCGTGCGGCCCGCCCGGTGCACCGAGTACGTCGTCTCGTCCGGCTCCAGGTCGCCGTAGCGCAGCGGCGGGCGCTGCGGGAGGACGTCCGTACGCCGGGTGCGGCGCAGCACGGCGGTCAGCCGGGCGACGACCACCTCGATGTCGAACGGCTTGGTGATGTAGTCGTCGCCGAAGCCGAGGGCGCCCACGATCTCGGCGGGCGCGTCCCGGGCGGTCAGGTACACGATCGCCAACTCCGGCCGCCGGGTGCGCAGTTCACGGCCCAGGGCGCGGCCGTCGCCGTCCGGGAGCATCACGTCCAGCAGGGCCGCGTCCGGCCGGGTGCGCTCGGCGAGCGCGAGCGCCTCACGGACCGTACCGGCCGTCATCACCTCGAAGCGGTGGTAGCGCAGGGCGATGGCGAGGACGTCCGTGATGCTCGGCTCGTCCTCGACGACGAGCACGGCGGCGCCGGCGTCGGCCGGGACGGGACGATCGCCTACGCCCAGGTGACCTTCACCGAGCAGGCGAACGCCGTGCCCAAGGCACTCATCGACGATGTCATCGACACCGCGCAGGGCGCCGAACAGGGCGGTCTTCAGGTCGAGTTGGGCGGCCAGGCGATCGCGCGGGCGCAGGAGGCCTCGCAGGGCACGTCCGAGGCGGTCGGCATCCTGGCGGCGGCGGTCGTCCTCTTCCTCGCCTTCGGCTCGCTCTTCGCGATGCTGCTGCCGATCGTCGTGGCGGTCGCCGGGGTCGGCACCGGCATGATGGCCACGGCCCTGCTGAGCCATGTCACGAACATCCCGGACGTGGCCCCGCTGCTCGGCTCGCTCATCGGCCTCGGCGTCGGCATCGACTACGCCCTGTTCATCGTCACCCGGCACCGGCGCGGCATCCTGCGCGGGTCGAAGCCGGAGGAGGCGGCCGTCACCGCGCTCGACACCTCCGGGCGCGCGGTGCTGTTCGCGGGCGGCACGGTCTGTATCGCGCTCGCCGGGATGCTGGTGATGAACCTCCGCTTCCTGGGCGGTGTCGTCATCGCGACCTCGCTGACCGTCGTACTGAGCGTCCTCGCGGCGGTCACCCTGTTGCCGGCCCTCCTCGGGGTGCTCGGCCCGCGTGTCCTCGGCCGCCGCCAGCGCCGGCGCCTCGCCGTCACCGGCCCCGAGCCGGAGTTGACGAGCGGCCTCGCGGCCCGCTGGTCCGCGTACGTCGAGCGCCGCCCGCGCTCCACGGCCGTCCTCGCCCTCGTCGTCATGCTGATCCTCGCGATCCCCGTCCTGTCGATCCGCCTCGGCACCTCCGACCAGGGCAACCACCGCGACACCACGACCACCCGCCAGGCCTACGACCTGCTCGCGGAGGCCTTCGGCCCCGGCTTCAACGGCCCCCTCCAGGTGGTCGTGGACGGCACCGACACCGACGCGCTGGTCTCGCGCATCGAGTCCACGCGGGGGGTGGCGCGGGTGGCCGCCGTACCGCCCGCGAACGGTGTGACGGTGATCCAGGTGGTCCCGACGACGTCCCCGCAGGCCGAGGAGACGGACCGCCTGATCGACCGGCTGCGCGAGGACGTCGTCCCGGCGTCCGGGGTGGAGGCCCATGTCGGCGGGGTGACGGCGGTGTCGAAGGACTTCGCGTCGGTGACGGGAGAACGCCTGCCCTACTTCATCGCCACGATCATCGCGCTGGGCTTTCTGCTTCTGATGGTCGCCTTCCGCTCCCTGCTGGTGCCGCTGACGGCCGCGCTGATGAACCTCGTCGCGGCGGCGGCGTCCTTCGGCGTGCTGGTGGCGGTCTTCCAATGGGGCTGGGGGACGGAACTCCTCGGCATCGGCGAGGAGGGCCCCATCGCGGCCTTCCTCCCCGTCATCATGCTCTCGCTCCTCTTCGGCCTCTCCATGGACTACCAGGTCTTCCTGGTCAGCCGGATGCACGAGGAGTGGGTCCACACCAAGGACAACGCCCGCGCGGTCCGCGTCGGTCTCGCCGAGACCAGCCGGGTCATCAACTGCGCGGCCCTGATCATGATGTGCGTCTTCAGCGCGTTCGTGCTGAGCGGCGAACTGGAGGCGGCGATGGCCGGTATCGGTCTGGCGGCGGCCGTCGCCCTGGACGCCTTCATCCTCCGTACGGCCCTGGTACCGGCCGCGATGCATCTGCTCGGCAGGGCGAACTGGTGGTTGCCGGCGGGCCTGGAGAGGCGATTGCCGCATCTGGCGGTGGAGCCGGCTGAGGAGCGCCCGGCTGAGGAGCGCCCGTCGGTGCGGGACCCGCTCCTGGAGGGCGGCGGCCCGGCCTCCGTGATCCACGGCTTCGTCAGCACGGAGGACGGGGAACCGGTCGAGGGCGCCGAGGTGACCCTGCTGACACGGGGCGGCCGTCAGCTGGACCGGGTGACGTCCCTGGCGGACGGCTCGTACATCGTCGCGGTGCCGGGCCCGGGGCCCTACCTCCTGGCGACGACTTCACCGTCGTCCGCCTCGCGTGCGCGTCAGGTGGTCGTGGGGGAGGGGCCGCTGGTGTACGACGTGGAGCTGGCGGGGGTGGCCGAGGGGGAGGTGGACGCGGTCAATTAGCTTTTGTCTGACCGGCCTTGAGGATCACCTCGACGTCCAGGTTGACCTTGGCGCCGATGGACTCGGGCAGGGTGACGGTCTCGCCGGGGGCGTGTACGCGGTGGCTGGCGTACGTGTCCCCGGCGGGGTCGGTGAGAACGTGGAGACGCTGGTGCTGGCGGTTGACGATGACGTAGACCGGGATCTTTGCTTGGGCATACGCAGTGACCTTGGCGCGGAGGTCGTTTTGATAGTTGCTGGAGGTGACCTCAAGAACGAGACGGAAGGCGATCGGGTCGTAGCAGTTGTTCTCGACAAGGTGATCTTCAATGTCGGCGTCGACAACCACGAGGTCGGGGATCGCGTAGTCCTCGGCACCGCCCGGAAGCCAGAGTCCGACCCCCTCGGTCACCTCGGAATCCCCGCCCCCCAGTCCTGCGGCGATGAATGGACTCCGCAACCTGGACAGAGCACGGGCGTGGGCGAAGTTGGCGGGCGGCGTCACGACGATCGTGCCTCCGATGATCTCGACGCGATACCCCGGAAGGCGGTCCATGACCTGGTTCGCCTCCGCGATCAGCGGACGGTCTCCATGGGGCCGCTCGACGGATGCTGTGGACATCACGTGCCTCCTGTGGGCTGGTGTCGAGGTCATCATCGTAGGCAGGAGCGGGACCAGGTGTCCCGTTCGGCCCCGTTCACCCGAAAGCGATCACTCAGCCGCGCGCCCCTTGACCCCCGGGTCCGGCAGGACCTTCGTCATCCCCGGCAGGAAGTCCGTGAACAGCTCGTGCACCTCGCGGACCAGCGGTCGCAGCGCCCGGAAGCGGGCCAGCGAGACGCCCCGGGTGGTCAGCCGGGCCCCGCGCTCGGCGAGCCGGTAGCTGCGCGCGCGCCCCTCGCTGCGGTCGAACACCCAGTACAGGACGAGCCCCATCAGGGAGAGCCACATCAACTCGGGGAGGATGTCCCGGAGTTCGTCCGGGACCTTGGCCTTGGACCCGGCGAGGACCTCGCGGTGGATGGCGATGGACTCCTCGCGCGGCCCCTCCGACTCGGGGGCGAAGGGGCTGAGCGGGCTCTCCGGATCGGCCGCGTTCTTGAAGAACTGCGCCGCGAACTCGTGGTACGGCTCCGCCACGTCCAGCCAGGCCTTCAGCACCCCGGCGATCCGCGCCTCCAGATCCTTCTCCCGCTCCAGCACGGGCCGCACCGCCGCCAGGTGCTCCGCGCCGATCCGGTCGTAGAACCCCTGGATCAGGTGTTCCTTGCCGGCGAAGTAGTAGTACGCGTTCCCGACGGAGACCCCGGCCTCCTTCGCGATGACCCGCATCGTCGTCTTGTCGTACCCGCGCTCCTGGAAGAGCCGCAGCGCGGTCTCCAGGATCAGCGCGCGGGTCTGCTCGGACTTGGCGGTGCCCTTGGGGCCGGGCTGCTCCGCCGGGTCCCGGGGGCCGACCGCCCCCGAGTCGGGCTGGTCGGCGCCGGGCTCTGGGCTGGGGTTGTCGTTCAGTGCGGCCACGGGCAGAGCCTAACGAGTCGCGCGGGTACCGGTGTCGCAGCCACCGGGAGGCCGGTACACCCACCCGTACCGCCGGTCGTACGCCCATCCCGTCAGCTCGGCCCCGCCGCTCCCGCACCCCGAGCCGGGCTGCCGGTGGGCGCCCCGCCACTTCGCGGCGGTGAGGACGGCGGTGCGCGCGAGCCGGGCCCCCGCCGGGGTGCTCAGCCGGTGGGCGAGCGGCCGGTGCTCGCGCAGCGCCCACAGACACACGATCCAGGCGGCGGCCCCCCGGTACACCTGTCCGCCGTCCCCCACGATCGTGATCTCCTCCAGCGTCGCCCCGTGGTCGAGCGACGGAAACAGCCGCCCGGCCTCCTCGGACCCCGCCGCCACGAACCGCAGCGGCACCAACTGCCGCTGTCTGCCGAGCCACTCCCGCAGGAAGGCGCACAGTCCGCACCCGGCGTCGTACAGGACGGTGAGCCCGCGGACCGGGACGCGCTCGGCGCCCCGGTCCGCGGTGGCCGTCCCGGCCGTCCCGGCCGTGTCAGCCGTGGTGGCCGTGTCAGCCGTGGTGTCCGTCCCGGCCTCGGCGGTCATACCCGCCCCGCCGGAGCGATCCAGCCCTGCGGCGGGACCGGCGGCATCTGCTCCCGCTCCATGATTCCCCGGCGCCGGAACTTGTTCAGCACGAACACGTTCCCCAGGTGCAGCGCCCCGAGCACGAGCAGCACCACACCGAGCTTCGCCGACACCGCCTCGAACACCTCACGGGGGCTGCCGACGGCGCCGTCCTCGTTCAGATACAGCGCCACGAAGCCCAGGTTCACGAGATAGAACCCGACCACGAGCAGGTGGTTCACCGCGTCGGCGAGGTTCTCGTTCCCTCGCAGCACATCCGCGAGAAAGATCCGCCCGTTCCTGCTCAACGTCCGCGCCACCCACACCGTCAGCCCCACGCTGACCAGCAGATAGATGACATACGCGACGACCGTGAGGTCCATGCCCCCACCCCTTCCGGGATCTCTTGAACACGTTCAAATGTTCTGAGCGAGACTCTAGCCCTGTTTTTGAACGTGTTCAAGCGAGGGGTGTCCCGATGTCCCGATGTCCCGATGTCCCTCATGGAGCGGAGCTCATCCGGTGCGGGCCAACTCCGGCCGCTTGCTGTAGTCCGTGAGCCCGATGACGTTGCCCCAGGGGTCGGCGAACTCGACGGTCCACCCGGTGGCGACGGAGAAGGGCGCGTCCAGGGCCGGCACCCCCGCCGCCGCGAGCGCCCGCGCGGCCTCCCGGGCGTCCCGCACCTCAAGCCACACCCGAGCCGCCGCCCACACGGGCGGCCGATGCCGCAGCTCCTCCTCCAGCCGCAGCAGCAGCCCCGGCGTCTCCTTGCCCACCTTCAGCCCCGCGATCCCGGCCTCGTCCAGCCGAAACCCCACATCGAACCCGGCCCGCTCATAGAAGGAGACGGCCTCACCGAGATCACCGACGGGAAGCAGGACGTTGTCGAAGCCGAGCAGCTCGCGCGACTCATGCAGCTCATCCGACTCGTGCGACTGATGCGACTGATGTGACTCATGCAGCTGATGTGACTCATTGTCTGACATGTCGTCAGATTAGAGCTTGGGTCGGCGTAGCCGCGGGAGCGACAGCACACGCAGTGGCGCGGTCGGGACAGCGGTGGACACGGGCATGGGGAAGGGTCGACCGCGAACCTGCGCGGTCGGCCCTTCCCCATGCCGAGCCGTGGTCAGCCGATGGCGATCCGGGTCTTCCAGTAGCTCGTGGGCGCGACGATCTCCGTACCCCTGTACGGCTCCTGCGTGCCGATGGGCGTCTCCGGCTGAGCGTGTGGGACAGCAACCCGTGTCTGCCGCGCGAGAGGCCGGGGCCGGGGCTCGATGCCGAAAGTGGGCGAGGGCTGTGGCTGTCGAGGGTGTGTGCTGACGAGTGGGGGCAGCACCTCGTCGTCAACGGGCGGAACGGCGGCGGTGGTAAGGAGGTGCGGGCGGAGTGGCGTTTCCCGGGCGTATAGGTGGGGGCCACCCGTTCACGGAGAACGGGTGGCCCCCTCGGGAGCAGCGCTGGCTTCGAGGGCAGCAGGAGCGCGGTGCGGCCCTCTCGGTCAGGTCTCGCAGCCGCCCACCCGTCGGCTGCTCACCGCGATGTCGTCCATCCGCATGTCGAACGCGGTGGGCGCCGGGTTCGACTGGTAGAGCTGCCAGCCCAGCTTCAGTTTGTCGAAGGTGGGGAAGACGAAGTCGTCCGTCGTGCCGCCGTGGTTCTTCGTGGAGACGGTCAGGTCGGGCTGGGCCGTGCCGTCCAGGTAGACCATGACGCGGTTGTCCGTGGCGTCCAGGCGGAATTCCACGCACTGCCACTTACCCGCGACCGCCGGAGCCGAGGTCTTCCAGTTGGTCCAGTCGCCGGTCGGCCCCAGGTCTGAGCCGACGCCCCAGAAGTTGCCTGTGTCGGTGGGGGCGTACTGGCCGCCGAGGGGGCGGACGAGGGTGGGGGAGTCGGGGCCGGAGGCTTCGGCGAGGGTCCAGTGGGCCCAGTCGGGGGCCGTGGGGAACTCGGTGACGCGGAGGCGGACGCGGGCCCAGAAGCTGTTGCCGGGCGGGGCGAGGTCGGACAGGACCATGAAGGCGTGGCCGTTGCCCTCGGTGTGGAGGTGGAGTTCGCGGCCGTGGCCGGTGGAGCTGGGCTCGACGGTCAGGGTGCCGTTGGACGTGTCGGTGGTCCAGCCCCGGCCCTCGGTCACCGGGCCGAGGGGGAGGCGGTCGAAGTTCTCCCAGGCGAGTGTGCCGCCGTACGTGTGGTTGGAGGGGGCGTGCGGGGCGGGCGTTGCCGAGGCGGTGGGGGGTGTCGCGATCAGGATCGCGGCCGCGGCCGAAAGTGCGGCCGTGGCTTTCCTCAAGTGGGTCATGGCAGCAGTGTGTGATCAAGCGCCCTATCCGTCACGGGAGTTGGACGCGATCCAGCCAGACGGCGAGGGCTGGTGGCGAGCTGGCGGGGTGGTGCGGCACGGGAGGGTTCTGATTCGAAGTGCCTGGTCGCTGCCCCGCGTCGTACAGTACGCGGACATGTCAGGCCCCTCGGGTCTTCCGGGCTACGGCGAGGGCGTGGGCGAGGGCGAGGGTGTCGAGGGAGGTGAGCCGCGCAGGCTGTGATCCGGCCCTTCGGTGAGCGGAGGAGGGTGTTCGCGATGGTGGGTGCGCGGAGACGACGGATGACGGCCGGGGTGGCCGGGGTGGCCGTGGCGCTGGGGTTGTTGCTCGGTGGATGCGGTCAGCGGGCCGGCTTGGTGGAGGGGCAGTCCCTGTACGCCTCCCTGCGGGAGCTGCCCGAGGAACTGGACGACGACGGCACGACGATCCGCGTCGGCGACCCGAACGCGCCGGTCACCCTCCGTCTCTACGAGGACCCGCGCTGCCCCTACTGCGAGGAGTACGAGCAGACCGGCGGCGGCCCGGCCGCGCGGGAACGGACGTTGCGGCGCACCGTGGTCACCGAGTACACCCTCGCCTCCTTCCTGGACGACAGAGTGGGCGGCAGCGGCTCGAAGAAGGCCGTCAACGCCCTGCGCGCCGCGCTGGAGGAGGGCAGGTTCGCCGAGTACCACGCCGTGCTCTACCAGAACCAGCCCGAGGAGATCGTCGACGGCTTCACCGACGCGTATCTGCTCGAACTCGCCGCCGAGGTGGAGGGGCTGCGCGGGCCCGCGTTCGATTCCGCCGTCAAGACCATGAAATACCACGACTTCGTGAGCCGGTCCCAGAAAGCCTATGAGCGGGCGGGGTCCGACCCGCGCGGGCCCGGCACGCCCACCGCCGTCATCAACGGGAAGCGGGTGCGCGAGATGTACTCCGGTGTTCTCTACGACCGGGCGGCGTTCGACGAACTGCTCGACTCCGTGGAGATGGACCCCGAGTGGTGGGAGGAGCACCGGCTCATGGCGGAGGACATGGGCACGAGCTGACTGATGTCAGAGCCACCCCCTACTGTCCCCTCCATGGCAACGGTGACGTTCGTCGGCGAGACGGCGAGACGGCGAGACGGCGAGACGGCGAGTGGGGCTCGTGCGGGCCCACGGTGAGAGGGAGGGGAAGGGCGGCCACGATCCGGTCGGTCTCCAAGTCGGCTGTCGGCGGCGGGAACCGAACGGCGCGCATCGGCCATCTCCTCTGCGAGGGCGACCGTATGCTCGCTGTCATCCTCGTCATCCTCAGCAAGGCGATGCTGCTCGCCAAGGACACGGAGATCGCGGATCCGACGATCCTCAGCCAACTCTGACCGTCGGCTGGGACGGGGGACTGTGACTCCGCCCACATGCGGGAGCCGGGCCGGGCGCGGCCGGAGTAACAACTTCTCTCCGGGCCCTTCCCTCCTGCAATATGACGGACAGCCCATAGTGCGTTCATTGCGCCATCCAGCCGCTCAAGCAAACAACACGCAGGAGTCAGTACCGTGACCGAGCAGCCTCAGCAGCCCGCTCAGCCCCCGCAGCCCGGATACGGGTACCCGGGCGCCGCCCCCGGCCAGCCGGGCGCCAACCCGTACGGGGCTCCGGGGGCCGGTGACCCCTATGGTGCTCCGCAGGGCGGCTACCAGCAGCCGGGCGCGGGCCAGCCCGGCTACGGCTACCCGCAGCAGGGCGGTTACCCCCAGGGCGGCGGCTATCAGGGCGGCTACCAGGCGCCGCCCACGCCGGGCGGCGCGTACACCGGCGACCCCAACGCCCCGTACGGCTACGACCCCTACGGCCGCCCGTACTCCGACAAGTCCAAGATCGTCGCGGGCATCCTCTCGCTGTTCCTGGGCTCCTTCGGCGTCGGCCGCTTCTACATCGGCCATGTCGGCCTCGGTATCGCGCAGCTGCTCACCTGCGGTGGCCTCGGCATCTGGGCCCTGGTCGACGGCATCATCCTGCTGACCGGCAGCAACACCACGGACTCCAACGGGCGTGTCCTGCGTGGCTGAGCGCGGCCTCAGCACCCTCCGGCATCCGGCGGCGGCACCCTTCGCGGTGGCCGCCGCCGGGCTGGCGGGCGCCGCGTACCTGTACGGCACCGACCCGCACGAACCCGGCCGACTGCTGCCCCAGTGCCCGTTCCGCTATGTCACGGGGCTGCTCTGCCCCGCCTGCGGTGGCACCCGCATGGTGTACGACCTGATGCACGGCCAGTTCACCGCCGCCTGGCACGACAACCGGGTGCTGCTGCTCGCCGCGCCCTTCGCGCTCGTCCTGCTCGGCCGCTGGGCCGTCGAGGGCCTGCGGGGCCGCCGCTGGCGCCCCCAACTGAAGCCCCGTACCCAGGCCTTGATCCTGGGCATCGCGGTGACGTGGACGATCGTCCGCAACCTTCACTGAGTGGTCAGAGCGCTGAGTGGTCAGAGCACCGAGTGGTCACGGCCGAATCCGGGTTCCTTCCCCCTGCTGAACCCCGTAAATCCCTTACGCCCGCTTTATGTTGCTCAGTTGTCGCAAGTTGGCCGGAATCGGATCACGGAATCGGAACGATCGCTCGACTCCCCTCCCGTGCGCCCCTTGTGTCTCACTACGCTGCAACGGCTGCAGGGGGGATGACGGGGGATTACGTCGTGCTCGATCGTTGGCCGGTATTCGTCGTGCCCGATCGCTGCCGGTTTTTGCCGCGCCTTCTCTCCTGGGATCCCCCCGGAGCCAACCGCTTCGGTTATTCAGTCAGTTCATCCAGGAGTTGTTTCCATGACCGTCCCCACCCCTGACGCTCCCTTCGGCCACGACCCGCAGGGGCGCCCGTACTCCGACAAGTCGAAGATCGTCGCCGGCATTCTGCAGCTCTTCCTCGGTACGCTCGGCATCGGTCGCTTCTACGTCGGTTCCGTCGGCGTGGGCGTCGCCCAGCTCCTCACCTGCGGCGGTCTGGGCTTCTGGGCCCTGATCGACGGCATCCTGTTCCTCACGAGCAACGACCGCACCGACGCCCAGGGCCGTGTCCTGCGCGGCTGAGCTCGGCACCACACCGCTTGAGGGCCCCGCTCCGGGATCGGAGCGGGGCCCTCAGCGTCGTACGGCTCGCAGGCCTAGAAGCGGCGCGTGATGAGCGCCCGCTTCACCTCCTGGATCGCCTTGGTGACCTCGATACCGCGCGGGCAGGCGTCCGTGCAGTTGAACGTCGTACGGCAACGCCACACGCCGTCACGGTCGTTGAGGATCTCCAGCCGCTGCTCACCGGCCTCGTCGCGCGAGTCGAAGATGAAGCGGTGGGCGTTGACGATCGCGGCCGGACCGAAGTACTGGCCGTCGTTCCAGAACACCGGGCACGAGGACGTGCACGCGGCGCACAGGATGCACTTGGTGGTGTCGTCGAAGCGCTCACGGTCCTCGGCGGTCTGGAAACGCTCCCGCGTCGGCTCGTTGGTGTCCTTCGTGATCAGGAAGGGCATCACGTCCCGGTACGCCTGGAAGAACGGCTCCATGTCCACGACCAGGTCCTTGAGGACCGTGAGGCCCTTGATGGGCTCGACCGTGATCGGCTTCTCGGGGTTGATGTCCTTGATCAGCGTCTTGCAGGCCAGCCGGTTCTTGCCGTTGATCCGCATGGCGTCCGAACCGCAGATGCCGTGGGCGCAGGAACGGCGGAAGGTCAGGGTGCCGTCCACATCCCACTTGATCTTGTGCAGACCGTCGAGGACGCGCTCCTTGGGGTCGATCTCCAGCTGGAAGTCTTCCCAGGTCGCCTCGGCCGAGACTTCGGAGTTGAAGCGACGGACACGGAAGGTGACCGTGATGTACGGGGAGTCGGCGAAGCCGGGCTCGGGGCTGCCTGCCGCGTCCGCCTTCTCCAGGGTCGGGGTTGCCATCAGTACTTACGCTCCATCGGCTGGTAGCGGGTCTGGACGACCGGCTTGTAGTCGAGGCGGACGGTCTCGGAGCCGTCGTCGCCGACCTCGCGGTACGCCATGGTGTGACGCATGAAGTTGACGTCGTCGCGGTTCGGGTAGTCCTCGCGGTAGTGACCGCCGCGGGACTCCTTGCGCGCGAGCGCCGACACGGCCATGACCTCGGCCAGATCGAGCAGGTTGCCCAGCTCGACGGCCTCCAGGAGGTCGGTGTTGAACCGCCGGCCCTTGTCCTGGATCGCCACGTTCTTGTAGCGGGCGCGCAGCTCGGCGATCTTCTCTACGGCCGTCTTGATCGTCTGCTCGGTGCGGAACACCATGACGTTGGCGTCCATGGTCTCCTGCAGCTCGCGCCGCAGCTCCGCCACGCGCTCGTTGCCCGTGGAGTCGCGCAGCCGCTCGATCTGCTCGACGACCAGCGACTCCGGGTTCTCCGGCAGCTCGACGAAGTCGGCCTGCTGGGAGTAGTCGGCGGCGGCGATGCCGGCCCGGCGCCCGAAGACGTTGATGTCGAGCAGCGAGTTGGTGCCGAGACGGTTGGCGCCGTGCACGGAGACACAGGCGACCTCGCCGGCGGCGTACAGACCCGGGAC of Streptomyces phaeolivaceus contains these proteins:
- a CDS encoding TM2 domain-containing protein, whose translation is MTVPTPDAPFGHDPQGRPYSDKSKIVAGILQLFLGTLGIGRFYVGSVGVGVAQLLTCGGLGFWALIDGILFLTSNDRTDAQGRVLRG
- a CDS encoding succinate dehydrogenase iron-sulfur subunit, producing the protein MATPTLEKADAAGSPEPGFADSPYITVTFRVRRFNSEVSAEATWEDFQLEIDPKERVLDGLHKIKWDVDGTLTFRRSCAHGICGSDAMRINGKNRLACKTLIKDINPEKPITVEPIKGLTVLKDLVVDMEPFFQAYRDVMPFLITKDTNEPTRERFQTAEDRERFDDTTKCILCAACTSSCPVFWNDGQYFGPAAIVNAHRFIFDSRDEAGEQRLEILNDRDGVWRCRTTFNCTDACPRGIEVTKAIQEVKRALITRRF